From the genome of Bacteroidota bacterium, one region includes:
- a CDS encoding DUF1255 family protein, with translation YYKSETFKVQANAKFKVKVKEDTSYICRYE, from the coding sequence CTATTATAAGTCTGAAACATTTAAAGTTCAGGCAAATGCAAAATTCAAAGTTAAAGTTAAGGAAGACACTTCATATATTTGTCGATACGAATAA
- a CDS encoding glutamate--tRNA ligase: protein MSQEIRVRFAPSPTGPLHIGGVRTALYNYLFAKKNNGKFILRIEDTDQTRFVEGAEEYIKESLHWLGMEFDEGPEIGGQHEPYRQSERKKIYKQYSDYLLENDKAYIAFDSPDELNKVREEFESRKEKFKYDSTTRKQMINSLTLSKEDVQKRMKDGDSYVIRVKIPENEEIRLMDVIRSEVVFQSNELDDKVLFKSDGLPTYHLANVVDDHLMKITHVIRGEEWLPSAPLHVLLYQFLGWEDSMPQFAHMPLILKPTGKGKLSKRDGDAGGFPVFPLEWTDPASGEISSSYKESGYFPEAVCNILALLGWNPGTEQEIFTLDELINLFSLDRVSKSGAKFDPEKAKWFNHHYMQLQDIDELSLEFNDLLNEKEIVVDISFVQRIVELVRERATFVADIWEQSWFFFVAPEEYDEKIVKKRWKENSPEILKEVIDLLGQIDDFTSKTIEDRVKSYLEEKELGFGAVMNVFRLCLVGSGMGPHLFDIAEILGKQETINRIEKGIQMIP, encoded by the coding sequence ATGAGCCAGGAAATTCGTGTTCGATTTGCACCCAGTCCAACAGGTCCACTTCATATTGGAGGTGTTAGAACCGCATTGTATAATTATCTGTTTGCCAAAAAAAATAATGGGAAATTTATTCTACGAATTGAAGACACTGATCAGACTCGTTTTGTTGAAGGGGCTGAGGAATATATTAAGGAATCGTTGCATTGGTTAGGGATGGAATTTGATGAGGGTCCAGAGATTGGTGGACAGCATGAACCATACAGGCAATCTGAGCGAAAAAAGATATACAAACAGTATTCAGATTATTTATTGGAGAATGATAAAGCCTACATTGCATTTGACAGCCCAGATGAATTGAATAAAGTCCGCGAAGAGTTTGAGTCTCGCAAGGAGAAATTTAAATATGATTCAACTACACGAAAGCAAATGATCAATTCTTTAACACTTTCGAAAGAAGATGTTCAGAAAAGAATGAAGGATGGTGATTCCTATGTAATTCGGGTTAAAATTCCAGAAAATGAGGAAATTCGATTAATGGATGTAATTCGAAGTGAAGTTGTTTTTCAAAGCAATGAATTAGATGATAAAGTATTGTTTAAATCGGATGGCTTGCCTACATATCATTTAGCGAATGTTGTTGATGATCATTTAATGAAAATAACCCATGTCATTCGGGGAGAAGAATGGTTGCCTTCAGCTCCATTGCATGTTTTACTGTATCAATTTTTGGGATGGGAGGATAGCATGCCTCAATTTGCCCATATGCCATTAATTTTGAAGCCTACAGGTAAAGGTAAGTTGAGCAAACGTGATGGTGATGCTGGTGGATTCCCTGTATTTCCCTTGGAATGGACTGATCCTGCAAGTGGTGAAATATCATCAAGCTATAAAGAATCTGGATATTTCCCAGAAGCCGTTTGTAATATATTGGCATTACTAGGTTGGAATCCGGGTACTGAGCAAGAAATATTTACTTTAGATGAATTAATCAATCTTTTCTCACTGGATAGAGTAAGTAAGTCAGGAGCAAAATTTGACCCTGAAAAAGCAAAATGGTTCAATCATCACTATATGCAATTGCAAGATATTGATGAATTAAGTCTTGAATTCAATGATTTATTGAATGAAAAAGAAATTGTTGTAGATATTTCATTTGTACAAAGAATAGTTGAATTGGTTCGGGAACGAGCAACTTTTGTTGCAGACATATGGGAACAATCCTGGTTTTTCTTTGTTGCACCTGAGGAATATGATGAAAAAATTGTTAAAAAACGTTGGAAAGAAAACAGCCCGGAAATATTAAAGGAAGTAATTGATTTACTTGGCCAAATAGATGATTTTACGTCCAAAACAATAGAGGATAGAGTGAAATCTTATTTGGAAGAAAAAGAGTTGGGTTTTGGAGCAGTTATGAATGTTTTCCGTCTGTGTCTGGTAGGCTCAGGTATGGGGCCGCATTTATTTGATATTGCTGAAATACTGGGAAAACAAGAAACGATTAATAGAATTGAAAAAGGAATTCAAATGATTCCATAA